One Clostridium sp. CM027 genomic window carries:
- the asrC gene encoding sulfite reductase subunit C → MDINTKLMKKNAYRITKKRGKTAIRIRVPGGHIEAKHLEVLQRVAETYGDGNIHITIRQGFEIPNIDIDKIPEVNKMIQSVIEGLDINQISENTGYLSAGTRNVSACIGANVCPFANYNTTDFAKRIEKEIFPNDYHVKVALTGCPNDCIKARIQDFGIIGMTEPQYESYRCISCKSCVTNCKKRVTGALKMENFKVVRNQDKCIGCGECIGKCPTSCWSRSYEKYYKLVIMGRTGKKNPRLAQDFITWVDEENIIKIIKNTYSYIDKYIDGNAPGGKEHIGYIVDRTGYPVFKEWVLKDVTLGEKAEVKEYINW, encoded by the coding sequence ATGGATATAAATACCAAGTTGATGAAGAAAAATGCATACAGAATAACTAAAAAAAGAGGTAAAACAGCTATAAGAATAAGGGTGCCTGGTGGCCATATAGAAGCCAAACATTTAGAAGTTTTGCAAAGGGTAGCAGAAACTTACGGAGATGGAAATATTCATATAACTATAAGACAGGGTTTTGAAATACCTAATATTGATATAGATAAAATACCAGAAGTTAATAAGATGATTCAATCAGTTATAGAAGGCCTTGATATAAATCAGATTTCAGAAAATACAGGATACTTGTCTGCAGGTACTAGAAATGTGTCAGCCTGTATAGGGGCAAATGTCTGTCCTTTTGCAAATTACAATACTACAGATTTTGCAAAAAGGATTGAAAAGGAAATATTTCCCAATGACTATCATGTGAAAGTAGCTTTAACAGGTTGTCCTAATGATTGTATAAAGGCTAGAATACAAGATTTTGGGATCATAGGAATGACAGAGCCCCAATATGAATCTTATAGATGCATCAGTTGTAAATCTTGCGTAACTAACTGTAAAAAAAGAGTTACTGGTGCACTTAAAATGGAGAACTTTAAAGTAGTACGCAACCAAGACAAGTGTATTGGATGTGGAGAATGCATAGGTAAATGCCCGACTAGTTGCTGGAGCAGAAGTTATGAGAAATATTATAAACTTGTGATAATGGGTAGGACTGGCAAGAAAAATCCTAGGCTGGCTCAAGATTTTATAACTTGGGTGGACGAGGAAAATATAATCAAAATAATAAAAAACACATATTCATATATCGATAAGTATATTGATGGAAATGCTCCAGGAGGAAAAGAACACATTGGGTATATTGTTGATAGAACAGGATATCCAGTGTTTAAGGAATGGGTTTTAAAAGACGTGACTTTAGGGGAGAAAGCAGAGGTTAAGGAATATATTAACTGGTAA
- the asrB gene encoding anaerobic sulfite reductase subunit AsrB, which translates to MKNIYMPFKSKILNISKHTETDYTFRMEFEGVVKPGQFFEVSIPKFGESPISVSEIGEGYVDFTIRRVGTVTDVIHSFFVGGTLFLRGPYGNGFDVNLYKNKEVIVAAGGTGLAPVKGIVDYFAKNPKECTGFNLMAGFKSPSDILFKENFKVWEKSISVTLTVDSADDGYTGTVGLITKYIADIQVQNMDEVQVIVVGPPMMLKFTVAGFIKKGVKEKNIWVSYERKMCCGVGKCGHCKIDDTYICLDGPVFNYLDAVHLVD; encoded by the coding sequence ATGAAAAATATATACATGCCTTTTAAATCTAAGATACTTAATATAAGTAAGCATACAGAAACGGATTATACATTTAGAATGGAGTTCGAAGGTGTTGTAAAGCCGGGTCAATTTTTTGAAGTATCCATACCGAAATTTGGAGAATCACCTATATCCGTTAGTGAGATAGGTGAGGGTTATGTAGATTTTACTATTAGACGTGTCGGCACTGTTACGGATGTAATTCATAGCTTTTTTGTAGGAGGAACCTTGTTTTTAAGAGGGCCTTATGGAAATGGATTTGATGTTAACCTTTATAAAAATAAAGAAGTTATTGTAGCTGCTGGGGGAACTGGACTGGCACCAGTAAAAGGGATAGTAGATTATTTTGCTAAAAATCCAAAGGAATGTACGGGCTTTAATTTAATGGCAGGTTTTAAGTCGCCTAGTGACATCTTATTTAAAGAAAATTTCAAAGTTTGGGAAAAGAGTATCAGTGTAACGTTAACTGTAGACAGTGCTGATGACGGCTACACTGGAACTGTAGGACTCATAACAAAATATATTGCAGATATTCAAGTTCAGAATATGGATGAAGTACAGGTTATTGTAGTAGGACCACCAATGATGCTTAAGTTTACAGTAGCTGGATTTATAAAAAAAGGAGTAAAAGAAAAAAATATATGGGTATCTTATGAGCGAAAAATGTGTTGTGGAGTTGGGAAATGTGGGCACTGCAAAATTGATGATACATATATATGTTTAGATGGGCCTGTTTTTAACTATTTAGATGCAGTTCATCTAGTAGATTAA
- the asrA gene encoding anaerobic sulfite reductase subunit AsrA: MGFKLKIEKFDEYLETLRHEYKVYAPVVLKGKGTFADTDTVRYREIKSIREVEFDLKSSFSPKEITLPITQTLFYFTENDCVEPKCDEKKILIFLRSCDIHAIKRLDEIYLKNGNEDYYYKVLRDKIKFVLMGCSESFENCFCASMGSNMIEDYDMYTKIQDDEVFVNCKSEELMKYFNIDKPSNVVVEPEFVLTNEVKVNIPENLDQRIFKSKMWDEYSSRCIACGRCNFVCGTCSCFTTQDIFYKENKNVGERRRVWASCHVDGYSDMAGGHGFRQDKKDRMRFKIMHKVYDFKKRAGYHMCIGCGRCDDICPEYISFSNCVNKLNKAMDEVE, encoded by the coding sequence ATGGGCTTTAAGTTGAAAATAGAGAAGTTTGATGAGTATCTTGAAACATTGCGACATGAATATAAGGTGTATGCACCAGTAGTGCTCAAGGGAAAAGGAACTTTTGCGGACACAGATACTGTTAGGTATAGGGAAATAAAGAGTATAAGGGAAGTAGAGTTTGATTTAAAATCTAGTTTTTCTCCTAAAGAAATAACATTGCCAATTACTCAAACATTATTTTACTTTACTGAAAATGATTGCGTAGAGCCAAAATGCGATGAGAAGAAAATATTAATATTCTTAAGAAGTTGTGATATTCATGCTATAAAGAGATTAGATGAAATTTACCTTAAAAATGGAAATGAAGATTATTATTATAAGGTTTTAAGAGATAAAATTAAATTTGTACTTATGGGTTGTAGTGAAAGTTTTGAAAATTGTTTTTGCGCAAGTATGGGATCGAATATGATAGAAGATTATGATATGTACACTAAAATTCAAGATGATGAGGTCTTTGTGAATTGTAAATCCGAGGAACTGATGAAGTACTTTAACATAGATAAACCTAGTAACGTCGTGGTAGAGCCTGAATTTGTTTTGACTAATGAAGTAAAGGTTAATATACCTGAAAACTTAGATCAAAGAATTTTTAAATCAAAGATGTGGGATGAATATTCTTCAAGATGCATTGCTTGTGGCAGGTGTAATTTTGTCTGCGGTACTTGTTCTTGTTTTACTACGCAGGACATTTTCTATAAAGAAAATAAAAACGTGGGAGAAAGAAGGCGTGTTTGGGCATCTTGTCATGTAGACGGATACAGTGATATGGCAGGCGGACATGGATTTAGACAGGATAAAAAAGACAGAATGAGATTCAAAATTATGCACAAGGTATATGATTTTAAAAAGAGAGCCGGATATCATATGTGTATAGGTTGTGGTAGATGTGATGATATATGCCCTGAATATATATCTTTCTCAAATTGTGTAAACAAATTAAATAAAGCAATGGATGAGGTGGAATAA
- a CDS encoding Crp/Fnr family transcriptional regulator codes for MTQISLRQLKDLPLFKCVEDKTLDLIRESVVIKKLKKSQMLFAEREITNNIYIVLEGKVTMYRVSEKGQKRVIYILNKGEIINEVNFDNFTTSINCEGFEDSEIISISKVDLLNIMKQDFKLTEIILNSMSKKIRRVYRQIKNTVPTKMDKRVAAKLWKLSKDYGVETEDGVLIDIKINITYLADMLGSSRETISRAVKELENMDMVRIKYRKFIVNREKLSKYFKGV; via the coding sequence ATGACACAAATATCGCTTAGGCAATTAAAAGACCTTCCTTTATTTAAATGTGTTGAGGATAAAACTTTGGATTTAATAAGAGAGAGTGTTGTAATAAAAAAATTGAAAAAATCACAAATGTTATTTGCTGAAAGAGAAATCACAAATAATATATATATAGTGCTAGAGGGAAAGGTAACTATGTACAGAGTATCGGAAAAGGGTCAAAAGAGGGTTATCTATATCCTAAACAAAGGTGAGATTATAAACGAGGTCAATTTTGACAATTTTACGACATCTATTAATTGTGAAGGGTTTGAAGATAGTGAAATTATAAGTATATCAAAAGTAGACTTATTAAATATTATGAAACAGGATTTTAAGCTTACAGAGATTATATTAAACTCTATGAGTAAAAAAATAAGAAGAGTGTATAGACAAATTAAGAACACAGTTCCTACTAAAATGGACAAAAGGGTAGCCGCAAAGCTTTGGAAGCTATCTAAAGATTATGGTGTAGAAACAGAAGATGGCGTTTTAATAGATATTAAAATAAACATAACTTATTTAGCAGATATGTTAGGTAGCTCTCGCGAAACTATTTCAAGGGCAGTAAAAGAGCTTGAAAACATGGATATGGTTAGAATAAAATATAGAAAATTCATAGTTAATAGAGAAAAGTTAAGCAAATACTTTAAAGGTGTGTGA